One segment of Fimbriiglobus ruber DNA contains the following:
- a CDS encoding RNA polymerase sigma factor, whose protein sequence is MIRVLRLLRAGAGSDQDLLARYVRDRDEAAFEALVHRYGRGVWTACVRLAGRDADDAFQAVFLTLSRKAGTVTGSLPAWLHAVTRRVASTLRRTARRRAAIEAAAARSDRAEVVDPSFREGLALLDEELARLPDRYRAVLIVCCLEGRSRDDAAAQLGWTEGQVKGRLERAREMLRARLARRGVELGGLLLAAAVIGPVPTLADTPSATAITLTHGVIRAMTVEKLKLVAVMACVGVAIASGVVLRAQPDDPAPALARPDGAAKAPPAAPKERPADPQDKDKGKPPPEDRKAEAARKIKDLQAERITTLRDLTETSLALYKNARASYEGALEARILLLKAELEVATDDAARMDLYKKCVDALTGYEEIAKAQHQGARGTIAAVLGIKARRLEVEIQIEQAKAKEDQKAGK, encoded by the coding sequence ATGATTCGGGTTCTGCGACTCCTGAGAGCCGGCGCCGGGTCCGACCAGGACCTGCTCGCCCGCTACGTCCGCGACCGCGACGAAGCGGCGTTCGAGGCGTTGGTCCACCGCTACGGGCGCGGCGTCTGGACCGCGTGCGTCCGGCTCGCTGGACGAGACGCGGACGACGCTTTTCAGGCTGTGTTCCTGACGCTGTCCCGCAAGGCCGGGACCGTGACCGGCTCGCTCCCGGCGTGGCTGCACGCGGTCACGCGGCGGGTCGCGTCCACCCTCCGCCGGACCGCTCGGAGGCGGGCCGCGATCGAGGCGGCGGCGGCTCGGTCCGACCGGGCGGAGGTCGTTGACCCGAGTTTCCGCGAAGGTCTGGCCCTGCTCGACGAGGAACTGGCGCGGCTGCCGGACCGGTACCGCGCGGTTCTGATCGTCTGCTGCCTGGAGGGGCGGTCGCGGGACGATGCCGCGGCCCAACTCGGGTGGACGGAAGGTCAAGTCAAAGGCCGACTCGAACGTGCCCGCGAGATGCTCCGGGCGCGACTCGCGCGGCGGGGTGTCGAACTCGGCGGGTTGTTGCTCGCCGCCGCGGTGATTGGTCCGGTTCCGACCCTCGCGGACACTCCCTCCGCGACGGCTATAACCCTTACCCACGGAGTGATCCGAGCCATGACGGTCGAGAAGCTTAAACTGGTAGCAGTGATGGCCTGTGTCGGTGTGGCGATCGCCAGCGGGGTCGTGCTCCGGGCTCAACCCGATGACCCGGCCCCGGCCCTGGCGCGGCCGGACGGCGCCGCGAAGGCCCCGCCGGCCGCCCCCAAGGAACGGCCGGCCGACCCGCAGGATAAGGACAAGGGGAAGCCGCCGCCCGAGGATCGGAAAGCCGAGGCCGCCCGGAAGATCAAAGACCTCCAGGCCGAGCGGATCACCACCCTGCGGGATCTGACTGAGACCAGCCTTGCATTGTACAAAAACGCCCGTGCGTCGTATGAAGGTGCGCTGGAGGCACGGATCTTATTGCTCAAGGCGGAGCTAGAGGTTGCGACGGACGATGCGGCTCGCATGGATCTTTACAAAAAGTGCGTGGACGCGCTAACGGGGTACGAGGAGATCGCGAAAGCCCAGCACCAGGGCGCGCGGGGAACGATCGCGGCCGTACTCGGCATTAAAGCGAGGCGCCTGGAAGTCGAGATTCAAATAGAGCAAGCGAAAGCCAAAGAAGACCAGAAGGCCGGTAAGTAA
- a CDS encoding RNA polymerase sigma factor — protein sequence MGPDALAELVDRHAAALVLYARQWCLSPEDVVQGAFLKLARQRTPPDNLLPWLYKVVRNGAIDAARAARRRQKYETRAAERAPDWFLPPDDPSGLDARVVTDALAELPGEIREIMVAHLWGGLTFEQIAATVGGSASTAYRRYAAGLTILREQLGVPCPNPGRT from the coding sequence ATGGGACCGGACGCCTTGGCCGAGCTGGTCGACCGGCACGCGGCGGCACTCGTGCTGTACGCGCGGCAGTGGTGTTTGTCCCCGGAAGACGTGGTGCAAGGCGCGTTCCTCAAGCTCGCCCGCCAGCGGACCCCGCCGGACAACCTGCTCCCCTGGCTGTACAAGGTCGTCCGCAACGGCGCGATCGACGCCGCCCGGGCCGCCCGCCGCCGCCAGAAGTACGAGACGCGGGCCGCCGAGCGGGCCCCGGACTGGTTCCTGCCCCCCGACGACCCGTCCGGCCTGGACGCCCGGGTCGTGACCGACGCCCTCGCCGAGTTGCCCGGCGAGATCCGCGAAATCATGGTCGCCCACCTGTGGGGCGGCCTCACCTTCGAACAAATTGCCGCGACCGTCGGCGGGTCGGCGAGTACCGCCTACCGCCGGTACGCGGCCGGGTTAACGATCTTGCGCGAACAGTTGGGAGTGCCATGCCCGAACCCCGGCCGGACCTGA